Proteins encoded together in one Deinococcus irradiatisoli window:
- a CDS encoding ABC transporter substrate-binding protein has protein sequence MFKRFSLFLTLGLTLTATVQAQSAAPAQLRLGVFPNVTHAAGLVGIGRGLIQKELGSTKLVVSDFANGSQVNEAFAAGAIDASYVGPGPAINAFLRGVPIQIYAGAANAGAVLVARNGSGVRSVKGLSGKKVAVPTRGSTQDISLRHLLHENGLKATDEGGTVTVIPIDPANMPAAFAANQVDAALVQEPWGAVMESQGAKLIANEKAIWNGGDYTTTVLVVSTEYAKKNPEAVKALLRGHLAAINFIKSSNAGAQKAVSDEIYSFTGKRPSTNDLFKGLARTQVTWNINLKTLAEYAQLNQEAGFARAVPDLDKLVDLSWVKALAK, from the coding sequence ATGTTCAAGCGCTTCTCCCTTTTCCTGACCCTCGGACTGACGCTCACCGCGACGGTCCAGGCCCAATCCGCTGCGCCCGCTCAACTGCGCCTGGGCGTCTTTCCCAACGTGACGCACGCCGCCGGTCTGGTCGGCATCGGCAGGGGCCTGATCCAGAAGGAACTCGGCAGCACCAAGCTGGTAGTCAGCGACTTCGCTAACGGCTCGCAGGTCAACGAGGCCTTCGCGGCGGGCGCCATCGACGCCTCGTACGTCGGCCCCGGCCCGGCCATCAACGCCTTCCTGCGCGGCGTACCGATTCAGATCTACGCCGGCGCCGCCAACGCGGGCGCGGTGCTGGTGGCCCGCAATGGCAGCGGCGTTCGCAGCGTCAAGGGGTTGAGCGGCAAGAAGGTGGCGGTGCCCACCCGCGGCTCCACCCAGGACATCAGCCTGCGCCACCTGCTGCACGAAAACGGCCTGAAAGCCACCGACGAGGGCGGCACCGTCACGGTGATTCCCATCGACCCGGCCAACATGCCGGCCGCCTTCGCTGCCAACCAGGTGGACGCCGCGCTGGTGCAGGAACCCTGGGGCGCGGTGATGGAGTCGCAGGGCGCCAAGCTCATCGCCAATGAAAAAGCCATCTGGAACGGCGGCGACTACACCACCACCGTGCTGGTGGTGAGCACCGAGTACGCCAAGAAGAACCCCGAAGCGGTCAAGGCGCTGCTGCGCGGCCACCTGGCGGCCATCAACTTCATCAAGTCCAGCAACGCCGGGGCTCAGAAAGCCGTCAGCGACGAGATCTACAGCTTCACCGGCAAACGCCCCAGCACCAATGATCTGTTCAAGGGATTGGCGCGCACCCAGGTGACCTGGAACATCAACCTCAAGACGCTGGCCGAGTACGCCCAGCTCAACCAGGAAGCCGGCTTTGCCCGCGCGGTGCCGGACCTCGACAAGCTGGTGGACCTCAGCTGGGTCAAGGCGCTGGCGAAGTAA
- a CDS encoding DinB family protein, with protein sequence MTQNRLKDHLRALLTERQAHLQLAEVLEDFPLDQINEDVGLPYTAWDLLWHLWFTQRDILEFVRDARYQEPAWPTAYWPASPGTPDSWRQTAQGWQSDLEELLALIGGADLLATVPNGDGPEGGGQTWLREALLVADHNAYHLGQLVVVRRLLERPI encoded by the coding sequence GTGACCCAGAACCGCTTGAAAGACCACCTGCGCGCCCTGCTCACCGAGCGTCAGGCCCACCTGCAACTCGCCGAGGTGCTGGAAGACTTTCCGCTGGACCAGATCAACGAGGACGTCGGCCTGCCGTACACCGCCTGGGACCTGCTGTGGCACCTGTGGTTCACCCAGCGCGACATTCTGGAGTTCGTGCGCGACGCTCGGTATCAGGAACCGGCCTGGCCCACCGCTTACTGGCCGGCCTCGCCCGGCACGCCGGACAGCTGGCGGCAGACCGCCCAGGGCTGGCAGAGCGATCTGGAAGAACTGCTGGCCCTGATCGGCGGTGCTGACCTGCTGGCGACCGTTCCCAACGGTGACGGCCCCGAGGGCGGCGGTCAGACCTGGCTGCGCGAGGCCCTGCTGGTGGCCGACCATAACGCCTACCACCTCGGGCAGCTGGTGGTGGTGCGCCGGTTGCTGGAGCGGCCAATCTGA
- the glgX gene encoding glycogen debranching protein GlgX yields the protein MNIRPGTPSPLGATWDGHGTNFALYSENASGVELCLFDAEGNETRVPVTEQTAFIWHVYVPDIRPGQRYGYRVHGEYAPERGLRFNPNVVLLDPYAKAVEGTEQFDQGVFGYVPGEDDFTIQTEDQRGAPLGLVTDPGFDWQGDQPPKVPFHQSVIYEAHVRGLTMTHPDIPEELRGTYAGIANPPTLKYLKELGITAIELMPVHLHVDDPFLLDKGLDNYWGYSTLSFFAPEVRYSAAARRGDPQGVIAEFKGMVKALHKEGIEVILDVVYNHTAEGNHMGPTMSFKGIDNPTYYRLVTGDERHYFDYTGTGNSLNVRHPQTLQLIMDSLRYWITEMHIDGFRFDLASTLARGLHEVDQLSSFFTIIHQDPIISQVKLIAEPWDVGEGGYQVGNFPVNWAEWNGIYRDDMRAFWQGAGGLASDIGYRLTGSSDLYQNDGRKPYASINFITAHDGFTLRDTVSYNEKHNEANQEGNNDGHNDNKSWNCGAEGPTEDEDVNALRAQQQRNMLATLLLSQGTPMLLGGDEMGRTQQGNNNAYCQDNEISWYDWANVDEKLLAFTQKLIRLRREHPGLHRRKFFSGRTIRGEDVRDIVWLRYDGQEMADSDWQSAETQSLGVFLDGEGLNDMDAMGNPVRDDHLLLLLSSTYIDLPFTLPDLGGCGQWELLLDTYDDEAEETVDSGSETTLHARSVKLYRCARS from the coding sequence ATGAACATCAGACCCGGCACGCCTTCTCCCCTGGGCGCCACCTGGGACGGACACGGCACCAACTTCGCCCTCTACAGCGAGAACGCTTCCGGCGTGGAGCTGTGCTTGTTCGACGCTGAGGGCAACGAGACCCGCGTGCCCGTGACCGAGCAGACCGCCTTCATCTGGCACGTCTACGTGCCGGACATTCGTCCGGGGCAGCGCTACGGCTACCGGGTACACGGCGAGTACGCCCCCGAGCGGGGCCTGCGCTTCAATCCCAACGTGGTGCTGCTCGATCCCTACGCCAAGGCGGTGGAAGGCACCGAGCAGTTCGACCAGGGCGTCTTCGGCTACGTGCCCGGCGAGGACGACTTCACCATCCAGACCGAGGACCAGCGCGGCGCGCCCCTGGGCCTGGTGACCGATCCCGGCTTCGACTGGCAGGGCGACCAGCCGCCCAAGGTGCCGTTTCACCAATCGGTGATCTACGAAGCGCACGTGCGCGGCCTGACCATGACCCACCCGGATATCCCCGAAGAACTGCGCGGCACCTACGCCGGCATCGCCAACCCGCCGACCCTGAAATACCTCAAGGAACTCGGCATCACCGCCATCGAACTGATGCCGGTGCACCTGCACGTCGACGACCCCTTCCTGCTCGACAAGGGCCTGGACAACTACTGGGGCTACAGCACCCTGAGCTTCTTCGCGCCGGAAGTGCGCTACAGCGCCGCCGCCCGCCGGGGCGACCCGCAGGGCGTGATCGCCGAGTTCAAGGGCATGGTCAAGGCGCTGCACAAGGAAGGCATCGAGGTGATTCTCGACGTGGTGTACAACCACACCGCCGAGGGCAACCACATGGGCCCCACCATGAGTTTCAAGGGCATCGACAACCCCACCTACTACCGGCTGGTGACCGGCGACGAGCGCCACTACTTCGATTACACCGGCACCGGCAACAGCCTCAACGTGCGCCACCCGCAGACGCTGCAACTGATCATGGACTCGCTGCGCTACTGGATCACCGAGATGCACATCGACGGCTTCCGTTTCGATCTGGCCTCGACCCTGGCGCGCGGCTTGCACGAAGTCGATCAGCTGTCGAGCTTTTTCACCATCATTCACCAGGACCCGATCATCTCGCAGGTCAAACTCATCGCCGAGCCCTGGGACGTGGGCGAGGGCGGCTACCAGGTGGGCAACTTCCCGGTCAACTGGGCCGAGTGGAACGGCATCTACCGCGACGACATGCGCGCCTTCTGGCAGGGGGCCGGCGGACTGGCCTCCGACATCGGCTACCGCCTGACCGGCAGCAGCGACCTGTACCAGAACGACGGGCGCAAGCCGTACGCCAGCATCAACTTCATCACCGCCCACGACGGCTTTACCCTGCGCGACACGGTGAGCTACAACGAGAAACACAACGAGGCCAACCAGGAAGGCAACAACGACGGCCACAACGACAACAAGTCGTGGAACTGCGGCGCAGAAGGTCCCACCGAAGACGAGGACGTTAACGCCCTGCGCGCCCAGCAGCAGCGCAACATGCTCGCCACCCTGCTGCTGTCGCAGGGCACCCCGATGCTGCTGGGCGGCGACGAGATGGGCCGCACCCAGCAGGGCAACAACAACGCCTACTGCCAGGACAACGAGATCAGCTGGTACGACTGGGCCAACGTGGACGAGAAGCTGCTGGCCTTTACCCAGAAGCTCATCCGTCTGCGCCGCGAGCACCCCGGCCTGCACCGCCGCAAGTTCTTCTCGGGCCGCACCATTCGCGGCGAGGACGTGCGCGACATCGTCTGGCTGCGCTACGACGGCCAGGAGATGGCTGACAGCGACTGGCAGAGCGCCGAGACGCAGAGCCTGGGGGTGTTCCTCGACGGCGAGGGCCTCAACGACATGGACGCCATGGGCAACCCGGTGCGCGACGACCACCTGCTCCTGCTGCTGAGCAGCACCTATATCGACCTGCCGTTTACCCTGCCGGACCTCGGCGGCTGTGGGCAGTGGGAACTGCTGCTCGACACCTACGACGACGAAGCCGAGGAAACGGTCGACTCGGGCAGCGAGACCACCCTGCATGCCCGCAGCGTCAAGCTCTACCGCTGCGCCCGCAGCTGA
- a CDS encoding GTP pyrophosphokinase produces the protein MDALPEGADLVPMYRAQHGIYVTLREDAMRLIEGLIEGAGIKIHHLTSRLKTTGSLREKLRRKPGRYRQLSDVTDLVGVRIITYFEQDVAAVSRALEAVFDIDWDNSVDKSKVHDPDRFGYMGVHYVMRFESREYAGGYSPRFEVQIRSILQHAWAEIEHDLGYKSRAAVPREVQRRFYRLAGLLEVADEEFMAIHRLSQDYVATLPERIAHSPDGVFIDAQSLAYLIHDPLIRGLDLEVAQALSVPLLDHWPDPDRPQRLASILDYVGVRSVGQLQKELRRLEQVVVQFAAALAPELQGVWTPAGGARLGTSIVHYALWRACSHAGLEADVVARLLDLRGSSTTLEHRVRRIYAQMSDDAGQISGRSH, from the coding sequence GTGGACGCTCTGCCCGAAGGTGCTGACCTGGTCCCGATGTACCGCGCCCAGCACGGCATTTATGTCACGCTGCGCGAAGACGCCATGCGCCTGATCGAGGGGCTTATCGAGGGCGCCGGCATCAAGATTCACCACCTCACCTCACGCCTGAAAACCACCGGCAGCCTGCGCGAGAAGCTGCGGCGCAAGCCCGGGCGCTACCGCCAGCTCTCGGACGTCACCGATCTGGTAGGCGTGCGGATCATCACGTATTTCGAGCAGGACGTGGCAGCGGTGTCGCGGGCACTGGAAGCGGTCTTCGACATCGACTGGGACAACAGCGTCGACAAAAGCAAGGTTCACGACCCCGACCGGTTCGGCTACATGGGCGTGCATTACGTGATGCGTTTCGAGAGCCGCGAGTATGCCGGGGGGTACTCACCGCGCTTCGAGGTGCAGATTCGCAGCATCCTGCAGCACGCCTGGGCCGAGATCGAGCACGATCTCGGCTACAAGAGCCGCGCCGCCGTGCCCCGGGAAGTGCAGCGGCGTTTTTACCGACTGGCGGGCTTACTTGAGGTCGCCGACGAGGAGTTCATGGCGATTCATCGCCTCTCGCAGGATTACGTGGCGACCCTGCCCGAGCGCATCGCCCACAGCCCCGACGGCGTGTTCATCGACGCGCAGAGCCTGGCCTACCTGATTCACGATCCCCTGATTCGCGGCCTCGATCTGGAAGTGGCCCAGGCGCTCAGCGTGCCGCTGCTCGACCACTGGCCCGACCCCGACCGCCCGCAGCGGCTGGCGAGCATTCTCGATTACGTGGGGGTGCGCTCGGTGGGACAGCTGCAAAAGGAATTGCGGCGCCTGGAACAGGTGGTGGTGCAGTTCGCCGCCGCGCTGGCCCCCGAACTTCAGGGCGTCTGGACACCGGCCGGGGGCGCGCGCCTGGGCACCAGCATCGTGCATTACGCCCTGTGGCGGGCCTGTAGCCACGCCGGGTTGGAGGCCGACGTAGTGGCCCGCCTGCTCGATCTGCGCGGGTCGTCCACCACGCTGGAACACCGGGTGCGCCGCATCTACGCCCAGATGAGCGACGACGCCGGCCAGATCAGCGGGCGCAGTCACTGA
- a CDS encoding methylenetetrahydrofolate reductase, with protein MTSVLPEAPSTAPKRTRISIELVPRSLTHLRAELQTVAEHFGNVDTVNIPDLLRFKTRSWQACTHAAGHVQRAIPHIRAIDIDPRKPLPMADHLRQHGISEVLIVSGDPPEGMSSLVYNVTALDILRKFRRELPEIKLYAGLDPYRQSFAAERDYAEEKLEAGASGFFTQPFFDLRLMELYAELLPDAEIFWGVTTVMSERTLNYWQERNKAVLPRTFEPTLAWNRQLAADALRFSRERGQHIYYMPVTANLKEYLEGIV; from the coding sequence GTGACCTCGGTGCTGCCCGAAGCGCCGAGCACGGCGCCGAAACGCACCCGCATCAGCATCGAGCTGGTGCCGCGCAGCCTGACGCACCTGCGCGCCGAACTCCAGACGGTCGCCGAGCACTTTGGCAACGTGGACACCGTCAACATTCCCGATCTGCTGCGCTTCAAGACCCGCTCGTGGCAGGCCTGTACCCACGCCGCCGGGCACGTCCAGCGGGCCATTCCGCACATCCGCGCCATCGACATCGACCCGCGCAAACCCCTGCCGATGGCCGACCACCTGCGCCAGCACGGCATCTCGGAAGTGCTGATCGTCTCGGGCGACCCGCCGGAGGGCATGAGCTCGCTGGTCTACAACGTCACGGCGCTCGACATCCTGCGCAAGTTCCGCCGCGAACTGCCGGAGATCAAGCTCTACGCCGGGCTCGATCCCTACCGACAGAGCTTCGCCGCCGAGCGCGACTACGCCGAGGAAAAACTCGAAGCCGGAGCCTCGGGCTTTTTTACCCAGCCGTTTTTCGATCTGCGCCTGATGGAGCTGTATGCCGAACTGCTGCCGGACGCCGAAATCTTCTGGGGGGTGACCACGGTGATGAGCGAGCGCACGCTGAACTACTGGCAGGAGCGCAACAAGGCGGTGCTGCCGCGCACCTTCGAGCCGACGCTGGCCTGGAACCGGCAGCTGGCCGCCGACGCCCTGAGATTCAGCCGTGAGCGCGGCCAGCACATCTACTACATGCCGGTGACCGCCAACCTCAAGGAGTACCTGGAGGGCATCGTGTGA
- the metH gene encoding methionine synthase — protein MTQPHDLTELARERILILDGAWGTMFQREALSEADYRRPDFAAERQYKGNHDLLQLTRPDLVQKIHRLYFEAGADITKTNTFSSTVIAQADYGLEHLVDDLNVTAAWLAREVADEFEARDGKPRFVAGSIGPTNRTATLSPDVERPEFRAVTYDQLREAYAQQVRGLLRGGADLLLIETIFDTLNAKAALFAVEDVFAELGRRVPVMVSGTITDASGRTLSGQTPEAFAVSVAHARPFSLGLNCALGADHLRPYLRAVAQSTESLVSVHPNAGLPNAFGEYEEAPEHTAAVLASFAEEGLVNIVGGCCGTTPEHIRQIAAAVAPFAPRGAKKLAPFLRLSGLESFAVTPETNFVNVGERTNVTGSPKFAKHILEGDYDAGLKIARQQVQNGAQLIDVNFDEGMLDGEAAMIHFLNLLAGEPDIARVPFMLDSSRWDILEAGLKRVQGKAVVNSISLKDGEEEFLRRARLLRRYGAAAVVMAFDEQGQADNLERRKEICSRAYHLLTEQADFPPQDIIFDPNVLTVATGMSEHDRYALDFIEATRWIKRHLPGAKVSGGISNVSFSFRGNNHVREAMHAVFLYHAIRAGLDMGIVNAGMLAVYDDIEPQLREAVEDVILARREDATERLIELAESYKGVKREAGAVSEWRSGSVEERLKHALISGVTDFVDVDAEEAYQQLGSPLAVIEGPLMDGMNVVGDLFGAGKMFLPQVVKSARVMKKAVAYLTPYLEAEKAGSSGSKGKIVLATVKGDVHDIGKNIVGVVLACNGYDVTDLGVMVSAEKILDAASELEADLIGLSGLITPSLDEMVNVAREMTRRGLNTPLMIGGATTSRAHTAVKIDPAYSGPVVHVLDASRAVGVAGDLLQRREEISAQVREDYAALRERHGERNIRLVDLAEARRRAPQLTDAPAPAPQHPGRTVIEQDLAELLPYIDWTPFFIAWEMPGVYPKILRDPSVGTEARKLYEDAKTLLNQIVEQRQFTARGVIGLWPARREGDDIVLDVQAGAPHTREETAAALLEAGAEPPAPHTFHTLRQQRDQSVPNAALADFVSASGDWVGGFAVSIHGAEELARQFEQQHDDYSAIMVKALADRLAEAFAEKLHQDVRRKHWGYAPDEQASHEDLIKERYRGIRPAPGYPAQPDHTEKRTLFTLLGAEEIGMSLTESCAMLPAAAVSGLYLAHPEAKYLALGRIGRDQVEDYARRKGWTLEEAERWLAPNLAYEPQSAAPDVSVSPQAVSA, from the coding sequence ATGACCCAACCCCATGACCTGACCGAACTCGCCCGAGAGCGCATCCTGATTCTGGACGGCGCCTGGGGCACCATGTTCCAGCGCGAGGCCCTCAGCGAAGCCGATTACCGCCGCCCCGACTTCGCCGCCGAGCGGCAGTACAAGGGCAACCACGACCTGCTGCAACTGACCCGGCCGGACCTGGTGCAGAAAATCCACCGCCTGTATTTCGAGGCCGGGGCCGACATCACCAAGACCAACACCTTTTCCTCGACGGTGATTGCCCAGGCCGACTACGGGCTTGAACATCTGGTGGACGACCTCAACGTCACGGCGGCGTGGCTGGCCCGCGAGGTGGCCGACGAGTTCGAGGCGCGCGACGGAAAGCCGCGCTTCGTGGCCGGATCGATCGGGCCGACCAACCGCACCGCCACCCTGTCCCCCGACGTGGAGCGCCCCGAATTCCGGGCTGTGACCTACGACCAGTTGCGCGAGGCCTATGCCCAGCAGGTGCGCGGCCTGCTGAGGGGCGGCGCTGACCTGCTATTGATCGAGACGATCTTCGACACGCTGAACGCCAAGGCGGCCCTGTTCGCGGTGGAGGACGTGTTCGCGGAGCTGGGCCGCCGGGTGCCGGTGATGGTGTCGGGAACCATCACCGACGCTTCGGGGCGCACCCTCTCGGGCCAGACGCCGGAAGCCTTCGCGGTGAGCGTGGCCCACGCCCGGCCGTTCAGCCTGGGGCTCAACTGCGCGCTGGGGGCCGACCACCTGCGCCCTTACCTGCGCGCGGTGGCGCAGAGCACCGAATCGCTGGTCAGCGTTCACCCGAATGCCGGCCTGCCCAACGCCTTCGGCGAGTACGAGGAAGCGCCGGAACACACGGCGGCGGTGCTGGCGAGCTTCGCCGAGGAAGGGCTGGTGAATATCGTGGGCGGCTGCTGCGGCACCACGCCGGAACACATCCGGCAGATCGCGGCGGCGGTGGCCCCCTTCGCGCCGCGTGGAGCGAAGAAGCTCGCGCCGTTTCTGCGCCTCAGCGGGCTGGAGAGCTTCGCCGTCACGCCGGAAACCAACTTCGTCAACGTGGGCGAGCGCACCAACGTCACCGGCAGCCCCAAGTTCGCCAAGCACATTCTGGAAGGCGATTACGACGCGGGCCTGAAAATCGCTCGTCAGCAGGTCCAGAACGGTGCCCAGCTCATCGACGTGAACTTCGACGAGGGCATGCTCGACGGCGAAGCGGCCATGATCCACTTCCTCAACCTGCTGGCCGGCGAGCCCGACATCGCCCGCGTGCCGTTCATGCTCGATTCCTCGCGCTGGGACATTCTCGAAGCCGGCCTCAAACGGGTGCAGGGCAAGGCGGTGGTCAATTCGATCAGCCTCAAGGACGGCGAGGAGGAATTCCTGCGCCGCGCCCGGCTGCTCAGGCGCTACGGGGCCGCCGCCGTGGTGATGGCTTTCGACGAACAGGGGCAGGCCGATAATCTGGAGCGGCGCAAGGAGATCTGCTCGCGGGCCTACCACCTCCTCACCGAGCAGGCCGACTTTCCGCCGCAGGACATCATCTTCGATCCCAACGTGCTGACCGTCGCCACCGGCATGAGCGAGCACGACCGCTACGCCCTGGACTTCATTGAGGCGACCCGCTGGATCAAGCGCCACCTGCCGGGGGCCAAGGTGTCGGGCGGCATTTCCAACGTGTCGTTCAGCTTCCGGGGCAACAACCACGTCCGCGAAGCGATGCACGCGGTGTTTCTGTATCACGCTATCCGGGCGGGGCTCGACATGGGCATCGTCAATGCCGGGATGCTGGCGGTGTACGACGACATCGAGCCGCAGCTGAGAGAAGCGGTGGAGGACGTGATCCTGGCCCGCCGCGAGGACGCCACCGAGCGCCTGATCGAGCTGGCCGAGAGCTACAAGGGCGTCAAACGTGAGGCCGGCGCCGTCAGCGAGTGGCGCAGCGGCAGCGTGGAGGAGCGGCTCAAGCACGCCCTGATTTCCGGCGTGACCGATTTTGTGGACGTGGACGCCGAGGAAGCTTACCAGCAGCTCGGCTCGCCGCTGGCCGTGATCGAAGGCCCGCTGATGGACGGCATGAACGTGGTGGGCGACCTCTTCGGCGCCGGCAAGATGTTCCTGCCGCAGGTGGTCAAGTCGGCCCGCGTGATGAAAAAGGCCGTGGCCTACCTGACCCCCTACCTGGAAGCCGAGAAGGCCGGCAGCAGCGGCAGCAAAGGCAAGATCGTGCTGGCAACCGTCAAGGGCGACGTGCACGATATCGGCAAGAACATCGTGGGCGTGGTGCTGGCCTGCAACGGCTACGACGTGACCGACCTGGGCGTGATGGTGAGCGCCGAGAAGATTCTGGACGCGGCCAGCGAACTCGAGGCTGATCTGATCGGGCTCAGCGGCCTGATCACCCCTTCTCTGGACGAGATGGTCAACGTGGCCCGCGAGATGACCCGCCGGGGCCTGAACACCCCGCTGATGATCGGCGGGGCCACCACCAGCCGGGCGCACACCGCCGTGAAGATCGACCCGGCCTACAGCGGCCCGGTGGTGCATGTGCTCGATGCCAGCCGCGCCGTGGGGGTGGCCGGCGACCTCTTGCAGCGCCGCGAGGAGATCAGTGCCCAGGTGCGGGAGGATTATGCCGCCCTGCGCGAGCGTCACGGCGAGCGCAACATCCGCCTCGTCGATCTGGCGGAGGCGAGAAGGCGGGCGCCGCAGCTGACCGACGCGCCCGCTCCGGCTCCGCAGCACCCTGGCCGCACGGTGATCGAGCAGGACCTCGCCGAACTCCTTCCCTATATCGACTGGACGCCGTTTTTCATCGCCTGGGAAATGCCCGGCGTGTATCCCAAGATTCTGCGCGACCCCTCGGTGGGCACCGAGGCGCGCAAGCTCTACGAGGACGCCAAGACCCTGCTCAACCAAATCGTCGAGCAGCGGCAGTTCACGGCACGGGGGGTGATCGGGTTGTGGCCGGCGCGGCGCGAGGGTGATGACATCGTGCTGGACGTTCAGGCCGGAGCGCCGCACACCCGCGAGGAAACCGCCGCCGCATTGCTGGAAGCGGGGGCCGAACCTCCAGCTCCCCACACCTTCCACACCCTGCGCCAGCAGCGCGATCAGAGCGTGCCGAACGCGGCGCTGGCCGATTTCGTCAGCGCGTCCGGCGACTGGGTGGGCGGCTTCGCCGTCAGCATTCACGGAGCCGAGGAGCTCGCCCGCCAGTTCGAGCAGCAGCACGACGATTACAGCGCCATCATGGTCAAGGCGCTGGCCGACCGGCTGGCCGAGGCGTTTGCCGAGAAGCTGCACCAGGACGTGCGCCGGAAACACTGGGGCTACGCGCCAGACGAGCAGGCCAGCCACGAGGACCTGATCAAGGAGCGCTACCGGGGCATCCGGCCCGCGCCCGGTTATCCGGCCCAGCCGGACCACACCGAGAAACGCACCCTGTTCACCCTGCTCGGCGCCGAGGAGATCGGGATGAGCCTCACCGAGAGCTGCGCCATGCTGCCGGCCGCCGCCGTGTCGGGCCTGTACCTGGCGCACCCGGAGGCCAAATATCTGGCGCTGGGCCGCATTGGGCGTGATCAGGTGGAAGACTACGCCCGGCGCAAGGGCTGGACGCTGGAAGAAGCCGAGCGCTGGCTCGCGCCGAACCTGGCCTACGAACCGCAAAGCGCGGCCCCGGACGTGTCCGTCTCACCGCAGGCGGTCTCGGCGTGA
- a CDS encoding ABC transporter ATP-binding protein — translation MSADAAFSDPSRTSAVRGATLELLDVAYQYSGRRGQKAGLGPLNLKVGAGEFLTVVGPSGSGKSTLLSVLAGFLKPQAGEVRLAGHKVQGPHPALTLVQQEHALFPWLTVAGNVAFGLRSQKVPRDEQRRRVAEALEQVGLGDYGDRRVHELSGGQKQRVSLARALATRPGLLLLDEPFSALDARTRTEISEQLLGIWRRQQVTVVFVTHNLEEALELGQRVVALRGGEVVLDAQTAELSAGALREVLDEA, via the coding sequence GTGAGCGCTGACGCAGCTTTTTCCGATCCGTCCCGGACGTCAGCGGTGCGCGGCGCCACCCTGGAACTGCTGGACGTGGCTTACCAGTACAGCGGCAGGCGCGGCCAGAAAGCGGGGCTGGGGCCGCTGAACCTCAAGGTCGGCGCGGGCGAATTTCTGACGGTCGTGGGACCTTCGGGCAGCGGCAAGAGCACCCTGCTGAGCGTGCTGGCCGGGTTCCTCAAGCCCCAGGCCGGCGAGGTCCGGCTGGCGGGCCACAAAGTCCAGGGACCGCACCCGGCATTAACCCTGGTGCAGCAGGAGCACGCCCTGTTTCCCTGGCTGACGGTGGCCGGCAACGTCGCCTTCGGGCTCAGATCGCAGAAAGTGCCGCGCGACGAGCAGCGGCGGCGCGTGGCCGAGGCGCTGGAGCAGGTCGGGCTGGGCGATTACGGCGACCGGCGGGTTCACGAACTCTCCGGCGGCCAGAAACAGCGCGTCTCGCTGGCGCGCGCCCTGGCGACCCGGCCCGGCCTACTGCTGCTCGACGAACCGTTCTCGGCCCTGGACGCCCGCACCCGCACCGAGATCAGCGAGCAATTGCTGGGCATCTGGCGGCGGCAGCAGGTCACGGTGGTGTTCGTGACCCACAACCTCGAAGAAGCGCTCGAACTCGGGCAGCGGGTGGTGGCCCTGCGCGGCGGCGAAGTGGTGCTCGACGCCCAGACGGCCGAGCTGAGCGCCGGGGCGCTGCGCGAAGTGCTCGACGAAGCCTGA
- a CDS encoding ferritin-like domain-containing protein, with product MSEDRKLPNRRQFLSAAGLMGAGAVLASCAPAMGATPTKTNYDVKIGNFALNLEYLEAAFYLAAVGRLNDLKALGGGSAQIILPTGVTGTTPIAFADPAVKQYAEEIAQDELNHVKFLRGVLGASAVDRPVIDVGPAFAAAATATARNAGLIGATANLTPAFNPYLNDLYFLHGAFIFEDVGVTAYKGAARLIVDDKPNGILDSAAGILAVEAYHAGEIRTLLYANKDKDTGYGVKVEAFVNAISALRAALGGGKDQGITVNGKANIVVADNNSVAFGRTPREVLNIVYGAVGASKGLFFPNGLNGDFTGLV from the coding sequence ATGAGCGAAGATCGTAAGTTGCCCAACCGCCGTCAATTCCTCTCCGCCGCTGGTCTGATGGGGGCGGGTGCGGTCCTGGCCTCCTGCGCGCCGGCCATGGGCGCCACGCCCACCAAGACCAACTACGACGTGAAGATCGGGAACTTCGCGCTGAACCTGGAATACCTCGAAGCGGCGTTCTACCTCGCTGCTGTGGGCCGCCTCAACGACCTCAAGGCCCTGGGTGGCGGAAGCGCCCAGATTATTCTGCCGACCGGCGTGACCGGCACCACTCCGATCGCCTTTGCCGACCCGGCTGTCAAACAGTACGCCGAGGAAATTGCCCAGGACGAACTCAACCACGTCAAGTTCCTGCGCGGTGTGCTGGGGGCCAGCGCCGTCGACCGCCCGGTGATCGACGTCGGCCCGGCCTTCGCCGCCGCCGCCACCGCCACCGCCCGCAACGCCGGCTTGATCGGCGCGACGGCCAACCTGACCCCGGCCTTCAACCCCTACCTCAACGACCTGTACTTCCTGCACGGCGCGTTCATCTTCGAAGACGTGGGCGTCACCGCCTACAAGGGCGCCGCGCGCCTGATCGTGGACGACAAGCCCAACGGCATTCTCGATTCGGCGGCGGGCATCCTGGCCGTCGAGGCTTACCACGCCGGCGAAATCCGCACCCTGCTGTACGCCAACAAAGACAAAGATACCGGCTACGGCGTCAAGGTCGAAGCGTTCGTCAACGCCATCAGCGCCCTGCGCGCGGCGCTCGGCGGCGGCAAGGACCAGGGCATCACCGTGAATGGCAAGGCCAACATCGTGGTGGCCGATAACAACTCGGTGGCCTTCGGCCGCACCCCGCGCGAAGTGCTCAACATCGTTTACGGCGCGGTGGGCGCCAGCAAGGGCTTGTTCTTCCCCAACGGCCTCAATGGGGACTTCACCGGCCTGGTCTAA